The window TGCCCTGGACCCAGCCCTGGCCCCGAAGCTTTGTGCCAATGTTTGTCTTGTGGCTGACGATGTTCAGATGGCCTCGCTGGCACTACTACCCCCATGATCCCGTGGGGTGGGGCTGGGTTCCTCTAGGGTCCTGTCAAACGTGCATCGGCGACTCAACATTACTGAGTAACATTAAAAAACGGTTCCACTTTAAACGCACAAGCCAATCAAAAAGAACTGACGTACCCAAAAATGTAAACTGACTGGCCCTTATTTTGTACATTCAAGCCTTTATTCCCCATCTACTTTTCAAAAACAAAGTTAagtgataaaataaaaacacactggcTGATATTTTGTTGCTGTGAGAATATATGCTCATAGTTCCCTGCCAAAGGGATTTGTCCTGCataacaaacatgaacaaaaatgaaaaataagactGAAATTCTTCCAAGTTGGGGAAGAATAGACTACATCAAAAATGGTGGACAGAGGAGCTGAGAGATTATAGGGAAGTGGGAAAAGGGGGCAGAATAGATGGGAAAGATTAAATGTGGGATGGAGAATTCTGTAAGGGAGGAAGCTTGGGGTCTGGACTTAATCCTCATCTGAAGAATCCCTGTCGAAGTTGTAGGCCATGAAGAAAACGTCAGGTCGAGGAGGAACTTGGGAATGGCCCGGACTCACAATCTCAAAGCCCAGAAAGCTGAACGTACGCACCATCTTAGctacatgggggggggggggggggggaagaaggAAGGGGTTAAAGAGGACAACAAAACCTCTTAAAGAAAAACTCTCAATAAACTGTGTCTCAGGTGAACATACCACGATCCTCTCTGCTTTTGTAGAAGCAGACAAACACGCTGGCAACTTTCAGGTGTTCTTCAGCAAATTCCAGCAGGGAAgcaaaactggagagagacaagaaTTGAGTGAACAAGATTCCTGTTGAAGTACAATCAGTAATGCCAGAAATGCGGCAGTAATGAGTCACTCAGGTCATGGCACTACTTTAGAGCATTGTCTCAAGTTTCACTATGTCCTCAATCTCTCAGTGTCCACTGGCACCGCCCACACCGTCTATGACCTATAGTTGACCCCTCACCTCTCCTTGCTGCCCTCCGGGAGCGGCTCGTGAGGGATCTCGATGTACAGGCCGTCCCCGCGAAGCACCGCCTCCCAGCACACAACCCGCGACGCCGTGGGCCTGCTCTGAAAGTGCAGCATCCCCGGGCAACCAGCCCCTGCAGGCTGCTCAGTCACAGTTAACTTcttgtcctacacacacacacacacacacacacacacacacttactactTTCATAGTTCACGCATAATACACAAAGTACATACCATTTGGAACGCAACCTTTCACAACGCCTTTTGTAATCCTAATGTTTACATTCTATTGCTAAAAGCGCTCCATActgtagacaaacacacatgggcatGTGCATGCAAATGATGACATTCTTGTTTAGAATATATCTGTGTAAAGCTGTCAAGGTGCGAGTGTGTACTAACCATGCAGAGCAGACAAACAGTGGGAGTTTGTGtctatgcacatgtgtgtactAACCACATAAAGCGGTCGAGCTGTGGGAGGGTGATCCCGTGTGCCATTCCCTCGCCCACCTGGGATCTTCAGGGGTGGGAGAGGGACATCAGGAGCACCACAGAGGCACAGGACCAGGGGTACTACTACAGCGCagagacagactacacacacacacacacacacacacacacacacttaatcttCCATTCATCAACATTTAAGGTTGTTGCAGCAACAGCACCTCCAAcactacaaatatatacatCTCATATCTCTGCAGATGTTAGATTATGATAATGTATTGCGAGTTCCCACTGACAGTTCAAGGCCAGACACGCCAAACTATCGTATTTATAGCGCAAGCCGTCTGAGAATGTAGATATCTCGCgaaataaaagtacatttatttaaaaaggtttaaagtataatttaatatttggaACACTAAAATCCAAATCAGATGCATAAAGAAAtctaaataaattcaaatgaacaccagtacataaaacaaaagaggCAGTTTAGGTGCCAAAGATCCACATTTAAAATTTCACAGCCAATGATGTCACCTGACGTCAGCACAAGGAACTTGAACTATTGTGACGCAACTCGAAAGAACAGGGCCTCGTGAGAGATAAAAACGCCAAACTCTACAATCCAGACAAACGTTATAactaacattttacaaaaactgTCCCGAACAGAAGTAGATAGCATAGCTAGCTATCTATAAATTCAAAGACAAGTAGGCTAAGCGAGCACTTTAATTCGGCCTTTAGAGTAGCTTCTAGCTAAAGAGCTATGACCTCGTCATTttgtcataaaataaataataaaattccaTGAGTTAAGCTGACTTGTTCAGTCATGACCGTTCATAGATAAAGACTGGCCAAATTAAATAATGCCCTTGTTGTAATGCACACGAAGTACCTTTAAATAGTTCAATTTATCTAGCTATAACTGTAAATAACGACAGACAGCTAGCCAACTAGCCAGCTACCTAAACACAAGGGatattagctagccagctagcgttACTATCCTATTCGCTATCATTAGGTAGATAAAAATGAGTTGTCTCTGGCTTTAAGTCACAAGCATTGCCAAATAGCGTACTAAATACCTGACaattaaatgataaaacacacCAGAAACATTTCCTGTGTAACTAGTTTATAGCCAGAGCTCGAGAAAATATAGCTAGCTCGCCTAGCTAACTGCTCACCCTTCCCCCACCAGTGGCTTTTTGCTTACTTACTTGCCAATCGAGTCACAAATATTACTACTACTTAAAGCATCCATCGTAGTTTGACACTGGGGTTTTCCTTCTTTTTCGCGAGCAAAACAATGACTGTTCAGTATCCGCTGGAGGTTGGATTTTACCATCCGGCCTCGGAAGGGTTGACGGCGGCCTGACTTCTCTCGACTGTGTTCGGCCGAAGAGTGAAGGCTGGGGGCTTCGGCGTCGCTCTTTAAAGCCGCTGGCGGCTGCTGGCTACCGAGAGAAAAACAAGTGGAGGTAAAAGAGGatgcgtgtgggggggggggggggggggtgtcggcgggagggagggaggggggtggtaTTGTAGCGAATGGAAAATTACCGAGACCTGCAGAACACTTCGAGGAAGCGAAGCCGCTTTGAAACAGCTCCGCATCATCAGTTGCAaggacagaataaaaatgaagtgACTGGTGTTTCGCTGCCGGCAGTTCAAGTAGTCTTGTTTTGAAAAAGCGAAACGCAAACGGTCACTTGGAGACTCTTAGCATACGCATACGTATAATTAACACattacatgcatgtgtttgtttgttcacaCGAATCTTTGATCGACACTGCATTGCTAGGGATATTTTACGCGTGGTTGTACATATTTGATGCATTTACGTGCCCTAATAGATCTCGACTGcaatgtcttttttctttctagtCAAACATTAAGCTTAGTGGTAAAAATGAAAGACTCAGTGGTAACcacattaaaaatgtcattaagtGGAGAAGCGTTTCTCGGTcgtaaaataacaaaaaagggtAAGTCCGAGAGACGTGTTTCTCACTTGAAGCACGTACGTATGTTTAAAGTTCACGGTCGTGAGCGACGTGACCGCGCAGCGCTAGTCATGTAACGCTAGGGGCCTGGGCGcagctgatctgagagcagtttGGAGGTGAACGTGGTCATCAGTCAGAAACCGCTAGCAGCACCGCTGCTGATATTACTTGTTGCTTAgcttttattgtcttttttttctttttgctccaTCCATCTATGAATCcatccgtccgtccgtccgtccatccGAAACAATAGTTTTGTGAGGACATTTTTTCAGACAAAAAGCCATATTCATAATGGTTACAGTTAGCTGTTTGTATATGGTTAGGACAGTAATGCTTAACTTCAGATGAACCTAGACTGAATGACACATCAGATGTGCTGTCTCCATACATGTTCTCATCAGTGTGCACTCACTGTCACATGCTCATCTTTAGTAAGTGCTACCGCTGCTGAAAGTTCAtgcccccccaaacaaacaaacacacacaccacagagtcGTGTTGAATAAATGCTACTGCTACTGAGATCTTATGCTGTTCCCGTCCCCTCATACAAATCCCTTCTGTAAAAAATCCCATAAAGTGACCAGCAGATGTCAGTATTGCCCAGCGTCAGTGTTAACCAGCGTCAGTGT is drawn from Electrophorus electricus isolate fEleEle1 chromosome 22, fEleEle1.pri, whole genome shotgun sequence and contains these coding sequences:
- the oaz1b gene encoding LOW QUALITY PROTEIN: ornithine decarboxylase antizyme 1b (The sequence of the model RefSeq protein was modified relative to this genomic sequence to represent the inferred CDS: deleted 1 base in 1 codon), producing the protein MVKSNLQRILNSHCFAREKEGKPQCQTTMDALSSSNICDSIGNLSLRCSSTPGPVPLWCSDVPLPPLKIPGGRGNGTRDHPPTARPLYVDKKLTVTEQPAGAGCPGMLHFQSRPTASRVVCWEAVLRGDGLYIEIPHEPLPEGSKESFASLLEFAEEHLKVASVFVCFYKSREDRAKMVRTFSFLGFEIVSPGHSQVPPRPDVFFMAYNFDRDSSDED